The Chryseobacterium nakagawai genome has a segment encoding these proteins:
- a CDS encoding phosphoribosyl-ATP pyrophosphatase — MGRKYESIEELRRKKKLLQGEISDLENLLTFKNTKESLSAFTNGLSDQYLQEKVDEDGDEKVVLRKDVIAKQLTSEVKDLLISKNTAVGLASSAFKGNIADSIVKLGVTAIVGNYAKKNMKSSNWKNKLVGAALIYLAPIALKFVRKKLEEYQKNKSVSSMEQLI; from the coding sequence ATGGGCAGAAAATACGAAAGCATAGAAGAACTAAGAAGAAAGAAAAAACTGCTCCAAGGTGAAATTAGTGATTTGGAAAATCTTCTTACTTTTAAGAATACAAAAGAAAGCCTTAGTGCATTCACCAATGGTCTCAGTGATCAATATCTTCAGGAAAAAGTAGATGAAGACGGTGATGAAAAAGTTGTTCTTAGAAAAGACGTCATTGCCAAGCAACTTACTTCTGAAGTAAAAGACCTTCTGATCAGTAAGAATACGGCTGTAGGACTTGCCAGTTCTGCATTCAAAGGAAATATTGCAGACAGTATTGTAAAGCTCGGAGTTACCGCTATTGTGGGTAATTATGCCAAAAAGAATATGAAAAGTTCTAATTGGAAAAATAAACTCGTTGGAGCAGCTTTGATTTACCTCGCTCCTATTGCATTGAAATTTGTCCGAAAAAAACTGGAAGAATACCAGAAAAACAAGAGCGTTTCCAGCATGGAACAATTGATATAG
- a CDS encoding ABC transporter ATP-binding protein has product MYLKIKQANIGYNTTLISNANAELKLGDVCLLIGNNGVGKTTLIKSILHQIPLLNGDILIHSKNVKKLSVKEIAESIAIVFSKSIIPQHYTVEDLISLGKYIYYPFYFELKKEDREEVAHIIEELELGQYKYTLLKNLSDGNLQKAFIGRAITQNSPVIILDEPTTHLDEKNKIIILKTLRKLAKEQNKLILFSSHDWRLAKEFADKIWYVKDTQLYSGIVEDVLLQHDELTNVSLFQIHENFIPPHISAPQVQKEMLYSLLQKNFSKDLSYLHFEFQDSFWVITNDSQKLQCESFEEIVNFIENIY; this is encoded by the coding sequence ATGTACCTAAAAATCAAACAAGCCAATATCGGATATAATACAACATTAATTTCAAATGCTAATGCGGAATTGAAACTTGGCGATGTGTGTTTATTGATTGGGAATAATGGTGTAGGGAAAACGACTCTAATCAAATCTATTCTTCACCAGATTCCTTTGCTGAATGGAGATATTTTAATTCATAGTAAGAATGTAAAAAAACTTTCCGTAAAAGAAATTGCAGAGAGTATTGCCATTGTTTTTTCAAAATCAATTATTCCACAGCATTACACAGTAGAAGACCTTATTTCATTAGGAAAATACATCTACTACCCTTTTTATTTTGAATTGAAGAAGGAAGATCGTGAAGAGGTTGCTCACATTATTGAGGAACTGGAGCTCGGACAATACAAATATACGCTCCTTAAAAACCTTTCAGATGGAAACCTTCAAAAAGCATTTATCGGACGTGCTATTACCCAAAACTCTCCTGTTATTATTCTGGATGAACCGACTACCCATTTAGATGAGAAAAATAAGATCATTATTTTGAAAACCTTGAGAAAGCTGGCAAAGGAACAAAACAAACTTATCTTATTTTCTTCACATGACTGGCGTCTGGCTAAGGAGTTTGCTGATAAAATATGGTATGTAAAAGACACACAGCTTTATTCAGGAATTGTGGAGGACGTATTGCTTCAGCATGATGAGCTTACCAATGTTTCATTATTTCAAATACATGAGAATTTTATTCCACCACATATCTCTGCACCGCAGGTTCAGAAGGAAATGCTCTATTCTTTGCTTCAAAAAAACTTCTCAAAAGACCTTTCTTATCTTCATTTTGAATTTCAGGACAGTTTTTGGGTAATTACTAACGATTCCCAGAAACTACAATGCGAATCCTTCGAAGAAATCGTAAATTTCATTGAAAACATTTATTAA
- the cmk gene encoding (d)CMP kinase, whose amino-acid sequence MKKPVIAIDGYSSTGKSSISKIIADKLGLIHMDTGALYRGVTWFALQHCLNEEGGIDLKTLFSSLDQIHLEFKNNDGTLVIYLNNIDISKEIRTNEVSDNVSLVAKQKEVRDYLLQSQRSIAEKGGVIMDGRDIGTVVLPNADYKFFLTASIDERTNRRFLELKGLGIEADKEQVKQNLIERDKIDSEREIAPLKQADDATVIDNSELTKEETIELILSYIEKI is encoded by the coding sequence ATGAAAAAACCTGTAATAGCTATCGATGGGTACTCGTCTACCGGAAAAAGTTCTATCTCCAAAATCATTGCTGATAAGCTAGGACTTATTCATATGGATACAGGAGCGCTTTACAGAGGAGTTACCTGGTTTGCTCTGCAACATTGTCTGAATGAAGAAGGCGGAATTGATCTGAAAACTTTATTTTCATCTTTAGATCAGATTCATCTTGAATTTAAAAACAATGACGGAACACTTGTTATTTATCTTAATAATATTGATATTTCTAAGGAGATCCGTACCAATGAAGTTTCCGACAATGTAAGTCTTGTAGCCAAGCAAAAAGAAGTGAGAGATTATTTATTACAATCTCAGCGTTCTATAGCAGAAAAAGGAGGGGTCATCATGGACGGACGTGACATCGGGACAGTAGTTCTGCCAAATGCGGACTATAAGTTCTTTCTTACTGCCAGTATAGATGAAAGAACCAACAGAAGATTTCTCGAATTAAAAGGTCTTGGAATTGAAGCTGATAAAGAACAGGTAAAGCAAAACCTCATTGAAAGAGATAAAATCGACAGTGAACGTGAAATTGCCCCATTGAAGCAGGCTGATGACGCTACAGTAATCGACAATTCTGAGCTTACTAAAGAAGAAACCATAGAACTTATTCTTTCTTACATCGAAAAGATTTAA
- a CDS encoding YtxH domain-containing protein: MSKNGKNTAGILAGLLAGAAAGVILGMLYAPEEGKETRKKIKTKANDLKDQAKNKYGEVSEKVKDQYGNISSTFKETANNVAHTMKDGYDKYKDQIVSKTADVVKDVEAELNDLKS, encoded by the coding sequence ATGTCTAAAAACGGAAAAAATACAGCAGGTATATTGGCAGGACTTCTTGCAGGTGCTGCAGCAGGTGTAATCTTAGGAATGTTATATGCACCTGAAGAAGGAAAAGAAACCAGAAAAAAAATCAAGACTAAAGCAAATGATTTAAAAGATCAGGCTAAAAACAAGTACGGAGAGGTTTCTGAAAAAGTGAAAGACCAATATGGCAATATTTCTTCTACTTTTAAAGAAACAGCTAACAACGTAGCACATACTATGAAAGATGGGTATGACAAATACAAAGATCAGATTGTTTCTAAAACTGCAGATGTAGTAAAGGATGTAGAAGCAGAACTGAATGATCTTAAATCATAA
- a CDS encoding MarR family winged helix-turn-helix transcriptional regulator yields MDNNKEKIENVDLILKQTWLAVSKMYTELAQEHDSTAVQALTLLKIDPKEGTRSTNLGPKMAIEPTSLTRIIKLLEDNGYIYKEKTTTDKREVIIKLTDKGLNSRNMSKEVVVNFNKKVMEKISPEKMDAFKDVMTEIMKIANELLNNRK; encoded by the coding sequence ATGGATAATAATAAGGAAAAAATAGAAAACGTAGATTTAATTTTAAAGCAGACCTGGTTGGCTGTTTCTAAAATGTACACAGAATTGGCTCAGGAACATGATTCCACAGCAGTACAAGCCCTAACCCTTCTTAAAATTGATCCCAAAGAAGGTACGAGAAGTACAAATCTTGGACCTAAAATGGCCATTGAACCCACTTCCCTAACGAGAATCATTAAACTTTTGGAAGATAATGGATATATCTATAAGGAGAAAACCACCACGGATAAAAGAGAGGTGATTATCAAACTTACCGATAAAGGGTTAAATTCCAGAAACATGTCAAAAGAAGTCGTTGTCAACTTTAATAAAAAGGTAATGGAAAAGATCAGCCCGGAAAAGATGGATGCTTTCAAAGATGTCATGACTGAGATCATGAAAATAGCCAATGAGCTGCTCAATAACAGAAAATAA
- a CDS encoding phage holin family protein, whose protein sequence is MIETIKEYASKRIDLLKIEATEKSSLSAGLITYFVVLLVAFAFFIILFNFGIAFLIGKALDNYSYGFLIVAAFYALVMAFVIAFKNKIVNTVADQVIKFLNH, encoded by the coding sequence ATGATAGAAACTATTAAAGAATACGCCTCGAAGAGAATAGACCTTCTGAAAATTGAAGCTACTGAAAAGTCTTCTCTTTCTGCCGGGCTCATTACCTACTTTGTAGTACTGCTTGTTGCTTTTGCTTTTTTTATTATCCTTTTCAACTTTGGGATTGCTTTTCTTATTGGGAAAGCATTGGATAATTATTCGTACGGGTTCTTAATTGTTGCAGCATTTTATGCTTTGGTAATGGCTTTTGTCATTGCATTTAAAAACAAAATTGTGAATACTGTTGCAGATCAAGTTATTAAATTTTTAAATCATTAA
- a CDS encoding ferredoxin--NADP reductase yields MEQQIYKGKLIQFHPLKIAKKVELTKNTFSLEFIIPENLKENFKFDAGQFVSVKFQSHGEEVINDYSMTSAPYEGKISLGIKVNAPDGATSQLFQNYNEGDELMISEPAGRFTIVSKPSEFRTIVAFAAGIGITPILSHFKHILHTEPRTRLFLFFGNKSSDDLIYRDQLDNLARTCGDRLQIFYFFSQEKTADQFFYGRLDEKKLNLIINQILHLDDTDEESTIWDAVDEVLICGKGEMIKTLANACYHHGIPKRNIHFELFEEYNDDIYPIEKEFPLIENIEVEFMMLGKKYTTQLPDNKDRILQQLLLQKFPVPYSCKSGICGSCECSLEEGEVELLENEYLTEKEEMQGHILACMSIVKSKKIKLNFDLS; encoded by the coding sequence ATGGAACAACAAATCTATAAAGGGAAACTGATACAGTTTCATCCGTTAAAAATAGCGAAAAAGGTAGAGCTGACCAAAAATACTTTTTCTCTGGAATTCATTATTCCGGAGAATTTGAAAGAAAACTTTAAGTTTGATGCCGGGCAGTTCGTGAGTGTAAAATTTCAATCACATGGAGAAGAAGTGATTAATGATTATTCAATGACTTCTGCTCCTTATGAGGGAAAAATAAGTTTGGGAATAAAAGTTAATGCTCCTGATGGAGCTACCTCTCAGCTCTTTCAAAACTACAATGAAGGTGATGAATTAATGATAAGTGAACCTGCCGGTAGATTTACCATAGTATCTAAACCCAGTGAGTTCAGAACAATAGTTGCTTTTGCTGCCGGTATTGGAATTACTCCTATTTTAAGTCATTTTAAGCATATCCTTCATACCGAACCAAGAACAAGATTATTTCTATTCTTTGGAAACAAAAGTTCAGATGATTTAATATACAGAGATCAGTTGGATAATCTTGCCAGAACCTGTGGAGACAGGCTGCAGATCTTTTACTTTTTTTCACAGGAAAAAACTGCCGATCAGTTTTTCTATGGCAGACTGGATGAAAAGAAATTAAATTTAATTATCAATCAGATTCTACATTTGGATGATACTGATGAAGAATCTACAATCTGGGATGCGGTGGATGAAGTATTGATCTGTGGAAAAGGAGAGATGATTAAAACGCTGGCAAACGCCTGTTACCATCACGGGATTCCAAAGCGAAATATTCATTTTGAACTTTTTGAAGAATATAATGATGATATTTATCCTATAGAAAAAGAATTTCCACTTATTGAGAATATAGAAGTGGAATTTATGATGTTGGGAAAAAAATACACTACCCAACTTCCTGATAATAAGGATAGAATATTGCAACAGCTTTTACTCCAGAAATTCCCGGTTCCTTATTCATGTAAATCCGGGATCTGCGGAAGTTGCGAATGTTCTTTGGAAGAAGGAGAAGTAGAACTATTGGAAAATGAATATCTTACCGAAAAAGAGGAAATGCAGGGACATATATTAGCTTGCATGTCAATAGTGAAAAGTAAAAAAATAAAGCTTAACTTTGATCTTAGTTGA
- the tamL gene encoding translocation and assembly module lipoprotein TamL, producing the protein MSCKHYKNSPQKYYKIISFATFVGLLYACSTTKKVPDGDYLLTKNNFEFEDKKEFFDEELKDYVQQKPNKKQILFMPLGLMFYNMANPKYDTILNEYMTYPREMRDQKLRDSLFIKYNMKNSVGKNLFFDRLLHTWGSPPVILDQTRSEKGAESIKKRLTYRGYWDAEVKYKHNLDSASKKAAVNYFIKHNDPTYIKDYFFNIPDQGIKQIYNTHLNKTLIRSGKVLDQTVLEKEVTRITDLMREYGYYKFNSTNDEVYFVADSLKSKKQVPLTLEIHKDSLDRPYKKATFGNIDVAIVDEASDYPKNTVKDSLRRIRFHKMNDKYKTSSLWRTIIVDSKQTYDQQKLDVTKRNLLTMNNFSIVKARDSLRRGGVISPNDSIVDVLYILKPLPKYELKVGTDLNYSQILNLGITPSVDLTTRNLFRGAENLSTSLSGTFGSIASTENTDKRVLAYEISAQASLNFPRLLLPFNYYKFIPKRYTPTSSILLGASIQNNIGLGRVNFNTGLNYQATVNELVYHKLTLFNTQISLTKNKNAYYDYFVNDEVVRKEIVANYSAHYGIDLEEDILSGKTTKDEVSQKIINDGDYRASLNPQGLDLLTTFRGSLINKERQTQDVFISSMIYNFVYNEIGKKDYPNAFYFNGKVELAGNILSLFNKKSNDGGVITSPQKTIFGIPYAQFVKFDIDTRKYFRFNGNQTLVLRQFIGVGIPYGNSDDMPIIKSYFNGGSNDIRAWVAFGGLGPADSQVDERVRAYMTNDVKLTTNIEYRIPFNNMYEGALFTDIGNTWSLRNHNDAHQDQFRFNKFLGQMGVGSGFGLRINVAYITLRLDFAYKIFDPNKPEGDRWRFKALQPFKPTINFAFGYPF; encoded by the coding sequence ATGAGCTGTAAGCATTATAAGAATTCTCCTCAAAAATATTATAAAATTATCTCATTTGCAACATTTGTTGGTCTCCTTTATGCTTGTAGTACCACAAAAAAGGTTCCAGATGGTGATTATCTGCTTACTAAGAACAATTTTGAATTCGAAGATAAGAAAGAATTTTTTGATGAGGAGCTAAAAGATTATGTTCAGCAGAAGCCTAATAAGAAGCAAATTCTTTTTATGCCTTTAGGCCTTATGTTCTACAATATGGCCAATCCAAAATACGACACCATCCTTAATGAGTATATGACGTACCCCCGTGAAATGAGAGATCAGAAACTGAGAGACTCCTTATTTATTAAGTATAATATGAAAAACAGTGTCGGAAAAAATCTTTTCTTTGACCGTTTATTACATACATGGGGCTCTCCACCTGTTATCCTGGATCAAACCAGAAGTGAAAAAGGAGCAGAATCTATCAAAAAAAGACTCACTTACAGAGGGTACTGGGATGCAGAAGTAAAATACAAGCATAATTTAGACTCGGCTTCTAAAAAAGCAGCGGTAAATTATTTCATCAAACATAATGATCCTACCTACATTAAAGATTACTTTTTTAATATTCCGGATCAGGGCATCAAACAGATTTACAATACTCATCTGAATAAAACGCTTATAAGATCAGGTAAGGTCCTTGACCAAACTGTTCTTGAAAAGGAAGTAACAAGGATTACTGACTTAATGAGAGAATATGGATATTATAAATTCAACAGCACCAATGATGAGGTTTATTTCGTTGCTGACTCTTTAAAAAGCAAAAAACAGGTTCCTCTTACGTTGGAAATCCATAAAGATTCTTTAGATCGTCCTTACAAAAAAGCTACTTTTGGAAATATTGATGTTGCCATCGTAGATGAAGCCAGCGATTATCCTAAAAATACGGTGAAAGACAGTTTAAGAAGGATAAGATTCCATAAAATGAATGATAAATATAAGACATCTTCATTATGGAGAACCATCATTGTAGACAGTAAACAAACTTACGATCAACAGAAACTGGACGTAACAAAGAGAAACCTTCTAACGATGAACAATTTCAGCATCGTAAAAGCAAGAGACTCTCTAAGACGTGGAGGCGTTATCTCCCCTAATGACAGTATTGTAGATGTTTTATATATACTAAAACCTCTTCCTAAGTATGAACTTAAAGTAGGTACAGACCTTAATTATTCTCAGATCCTGAATCTTGGAATTACTCCTTCTGTAGACCTTACTACCCGAAACCTTTTCAGAGGGGCAGAAAACCTTTCTACAAGTCTTTCCGGTACATTTGGATCTATTGCAAGTACGGAAAATACAGATAAAAGGGTTTTAGCGTATGAAATATCAGCTCAGGCATCTCTGAACTTCCCGAGATTGCTATTGCCGTTTAATTATTATAAATTCATTCCTAAAAGATACACTCCTACTTCTTCCATTCTACTGGGAGCTTCTATACAGAATAATATCGGATTGGGAAGAGTTAACTTTAATACTGGATTAAATTATCAGGCCACTGTCAATGAACTGGTGTATCATAAACTGACTTTGTTTAACACCCAGATCAGTTTAACAAAAAATAAAAATGCTTATTATGATTACTTCGTTAACGATGAAGTAGTAAGAAAAGAAATAGTTGCTAACTATTCTGCCCATTACGGAATTGATCTTGAAGAAGATATACTATCCGGAAAAACTACAAAGGATGAAGTCTCTCAGAAAATCATTAATGATGGTGACTACCGAGCTTCTCTTAATCCACAAGGTTTAGATTTACTGACAACATTCAGAGGAAGTCTTATCAATAAAGAAAGACAAACCCAGGATGTCTTTATTTCTTCTATGATTTATAATTTTGTTTACAATGAAATTGGAAAGAAAGATTACCCAAATGCTTTTTATTTTAATGGAAAAGTTGAGCTTGCCGGTAATATTTTAAGTCTATTCAATAAGAAAAGTAATGACGGAGGAGTCATTACGTCTCCGCAAAAAACAATTTTTGGAATTCCTTATGCTCAATTCGTAAAATTCGATATCGATACAAGGAAATATTTCAGGTTTAACGGAAATCAGACCTTAGTGCTTCGTCAGTTCATCGGGGTAGGTATTCCTTATGGAAACTCGGATGACATGCCTATTATTAAATCATATTTCAATGGTGGATCCAACGATATCAGAGCCTGGGTAGCCTTTGGAGGACTAGGACCTGCTGATTCTCAGGTAGACGAAAGAGTACGTGCTTATATGACCAATGATGTAAAACTGACCACCAATATTGAATACAGAATTCCATTTAATAATATGTATGAGGGAGCCCTGTTTACAGATATAGGAAATACCTGGAGTCTCCGTAATCACAATGATGCTCATCAGGATCAATTCAGATTCAATAAGTTCTTGGGGCAAATGGGAGTTGGTAGCGGATTCGGTTTAAGAATAAACGTAGCGTATATTACCCTGAGATTAGATTTTGCCTATAAGATTTTTGATCCGAATAAACCAGAGGGAGACCGATGGAGATTCAAAGCGCTACAGCCTTTCAAACCAACGATTAACTTTGCTTTCGGATATCCTTTCTAA
- a CDS encoding TrmH family RNA methyltransferase, with protein sequence MLTAHTIKVLQSLDKKKFRQKYNLFLVEGNKIICELFNSNFKVKEILSTDPQKLDRTDIPITHISENELKKISFLKTPKDSVAVCHLPEEKPWADKRIQLVLDGIQDPGNLGTIIRLADWFGIEQIICSEDTVDFYNPKVIQATMGSFTRVNMVYTDLVDYLSKTENVNIGTDMDGDNIYTFEKPEKINLILGNEGNGMRPETEKLLQKCISIPRFGKSQSTESLNVSMAAGIILGQLFSK encoded by the coding sequence ATGCTTACAGCTCATACAATAAAAGTTTTACAATCTTTAGATAAAAAGAAGTTCAGACAAAAATACAATTTGTTTTTGGTTGAAGGTAATAAAATCATTTGTGAACTTTTCAATTCTAACTTTAAAGTTAAAGAAATATTATCAACCGATCCGCAAAAATTGGACCGTACTGATATCCCTATTACTCATATCTCTGAAAATGAGTTAAAAAAAATCAGTTTTCTTAAAACCCCAAAAGATTCTGTTGCAGTGTGTCATCTGCCAGAGGAAAAGCCATGGGCCGATAAGAGAATACAACTTGTTTTGGATGGCATTCAGGACCCTGGGAATTTGGGTACCATTATTCGGTTAGCAGACTGGTTTGGAATAGAACAGATCATTTGTAGTGAAGATACCGTAGATTTTTACAATCCAAAGGTGATCCAGGCAACAATGGGATCCTTTACAAGAGTAAATATGGTTTATACAGATCTTGTTGACTATCTTTCTAAAACAGAAAATGTAAATATAGGAACAGATATGGATGGAGACAACATCTATACCTTTGAAAAACCTGAAAAAATAAATTTGATTCTTGGAAATGAAGGAAACGGAATGAGGCCGGAAACGGAAAAACTATTGCAAAAATGCATCAGTATCCCAAGGTTTGGAAAATCCCAATCTACAGAAAGCCTGAATGTATCAATGGCCGCCGGGATTATTTTAGGACAATTATTTTCTAAATAG
- a CDS encoding TlpA family protein disulfide reductase, producing MKKIILSTLILTALYSCKKETSKVESNTTPTDSVTVKESTTDQAGTYIPKELSPENVSQHLAKNNDTLYVTNFFATWCGPCIREIPSFKNKMQELKDKPVKFTFVNLDDKADWDTKVKDFVAEHNLGANVILLDGEKLDPNFFSKNFKQWNGGSIPFTFMRKGNQTEEYLGMMTEEVLNSKIDAFLK from the coding sequence ATGAAGAAGATAATTTTATCAACGTTAATCCTTACTGCTCTTTACAGCTGCAAGAAAGAGACTTCAAAAGTTGAAAGCAATACTACTCCTACGGATTCAGTTACCGTAAAAGAAAGTACAACGGATCAGGCAGGTACGTATATTCCCAAAGAACTTTCTCCTGAAAATGTAAGTCAGCATTTGGCTAAGAACAATGACACATTATATGTTACCAATTTTTTTGCAACGTGGTGTGGCCCTTGTATCAGAGAAATCCCAAGTTTTAAAAATAAAATGCAGGAATTAAAAGATAAACCTGTAAAATTTACCTTCGTAAACCTTGATGACAAAGCAGATTGGGATACCAAAGTGAAAGATTTTGTGGCAGAACACAATCTTGGGGCTAATGTCATTCTACTGGATGGAGAAAAGTTAGATCCTAATTTCTTCTCCAAGAACTTCAAGCAATGGAATGGAGGTTCAATTCCTTTTACCTTCATGAGAAAAGGAAATCAAACAGAGGAATATTTAGGAATGATGACAGAGGAAGTTTTGAACTCTAAAATCGATGCTTTTCTAAAATAA
- a CDS encoding iron ABC transporter permease, translating into MSKRFKILCLLLTIAITGGAIVNLNTGFLSLSLQDFFHDSAQSQIAEIRINRVLVMLLAGISIPTSGFLMQEYFQNPLAGPDILGITSVASLSVAFYIFFSHNILLPEFLQNSFLSLSAIGGSLLLMLILLSMSNKFQDKSYLIIFGFLVSAFAGAIVSLLQFYAENQSLKNYILWSFGANNMVTRNQIYVLFILVLIGLFFCFKSIKPLIGNSLGTSYAQSLGVNLKHLKLLIIIASSLLSASITAFLGPILFIGIIVPHFCRLIYNPSKLWQQWILNMFLGMLVMLFFSVIAEKTQIPLNVISSVFGIPVILLMLLKQNKA; encoded by the coding sequence ATGTCAAAAAGATTTAAAATCCTGTGTTTATTATTAACCATTGCAATCACTGGAGGCGCGATTGTTAATTTGAATACAGGATTTTTGAGTTTAAGCCTTCAAGATTTCTTTCATGATTCTGCACAGAGTCAAATTGCAGAAATTCGTATTAACCGGGTCCTTGTTATGCTGTTGGCAGGAATTTCAATTCCTACATCAGGTTTTCTGATGCAGGAATATTTTCAAAATCCACTAGCAGGGCCTGATATTCTTGGAATCACTTCGGTTGCCAGTTTATCTGTAGCATTTTATATTTTCTTTTCCCATAATATTCTGCTTCCGGAATTTCTCCAAAACAGTTTTCTTAGCTTATCGGCTATTGGCGGAAGTTTATTATTAATGCTGATTCTGTTATCCATGTCCAATAAATTTCAGGACAAATCCTATCTTATTATTTTTGGTTTTTTAGTATCTGCCTTTGCGGGAGCAATCGTTTCATTGTTACAATTTTATGCAGAGAATCAAAGTCTTAAAAACTATATATTATGGTCTTTTGGAGCTAATAATATGGTCACCAGAAATCAAATCTATGTGTTATTCATTTTAGTATTGATAGGATTGTTTTTCTGTTTTAAATCTATAAAACCATTAATAGGAAATTCATTAGGAACTTCATATGCGCAGAGTTTGGGAGTTAATCTAAAGCATTTAAAACTTTTAATAATTATAGCTTCTTCTCTCCTGTCAGCATCTATTACTGCTTTTTTAGGGCCTATCCTCTTTATAGGAATTATTGTTCCTCACTTTTGCCGACTGATCTATAACCCTTCCAAATTATGGCAGCAGTGGATCTTAAATATGTTTCTGGGAATGCTGGTTATGTTATTTTTCTCTGTGATAGCAGAAAAAACACAGATTCCACTAAATGTAATAAGTTCTGTCTTTGGAATTCCTGTGATCTTGTTGATGCTTTTGAAACAGAATAAGGCTTAA
- a CDS encoding SanA/YdcF family protein, translating to MFNLGFISLELGVLVICFCNVWVFGLTNGRTYTKISKIPPREVALVLGTSPKMRSGLSNPYFTKRMDAVALLYHHGKIKTIIVSGEKSKGYNEPAAMKNYLIYQEGVPEDIIVEDPKGFNTYKSILRCKDIYKKKNVIIVSQGYHNLRALFFARNNDMNALGFDAQDVTKPESFYRNQAREILARVIAVVYFILGVSPD from the coding sequence ATATTTAACTTAGGGTTTATATCATTAGAATTAGGAGTTTTGGTGATATGTTTCTGCAATGTGTGGGTTTTTGGGCTCACCAATGGACGTACCTATACCAAAATTTCAAAAATTCCGCCAAGGGAAGTTGCTTTGGTGCTTGGAACTTCTCCAAAGATGAGATCAGGCCTTTCTAATCCATATTTTACTAAGAGGATGGATGCCGTTGCCCTTCTTTATCATCATGGAAAGATCAAAACAATAATTGTAAGTGGAGAGAAGAGTAAAGGGTACAATGAACCTGCAGCAATGAAAAACTATCTGATCTACCAGGAAGGTGTTCCGGAAGATATTATTGTTGAAGATCCTAAAGGCTTTAATACCTACAAAAGTATTCTTCGTTGTAAAGATATTTATAAGAAGAAAAATGTCATTATTGTGTCTCAGGGATATCATAACCTTCGTGCTTTATTTTTTGCAAGAAATAATGATATGAATGCATTGGGCTTTGATGCACAGGATGTAACAAAGCCTGAAAGTTTCTATAGAAATCAGGCGAGGGAAATCCTCGCCCGTGTTATTGCTGTAGTGTATTTTATTTTGGGAGTTTCTCCTGATTAG